The Sphingopyxis sp. TUF1 genome segment GAAGCGGAAACTCGGCGGCCGCGTGATCGTGAAGCTGAACAGATGGTCGTTCCAGTGGCGCACCGAACGCACCTCCTCGACGGTCAACGAGGCGGAGGGGGCCAGCTTGGCGGCGGCGGCAATACGGTCACTCATTCTCTTCGGCTTTCCTGATATGTCATCGCGCGCACCGACCAGATCGGCGCCGCAAACCTCTGCGATCTCCCGAAGCGGAATCGCGGGCCCCAGTCCAAGCAGAATTGCTTGCGTCCCTTAAATCCCCAGCCACGGCGAATCTTCACCATTTGCTCAGATCAAATCTATATCATATTGAGACGCATTTGCAATAATAGTCTAAATGCGGGATTGCGGACTCGTTCCGCCCTCGGACTCCTTTTCGTCAACTACGATAGATTGTCGGCTAACGGCCGATAGTAGCGTTACCGCCTCCCCCAAACCCATTCGCATCGAGCGAAGTCGAGATGCCCCATCGGGCGGGGCGTAGCGTCGATGGGTGTCTCGACTTCGCTCGACACGAACGGAAAACGGGGATGGTCCGCTCCCCACTCCAAGGCAGACATTTAGAAAAAAACGCTGTCCTACATGACCCCGCTGTGCCAGCCTTCATCCCACCTCTTTCAAGATATGGAAAAAAAATGGGTCGTTCCCGCCCCTACGCGGGCGCAGAAGCGCGGCGCGGCATGTACCGGGGGAATGCAGATCGGCAATCAAACAGGGCTGACTTTTCCTGACCTTTGACTTGAGCCCGCAGCCCTACCCTGCTGGCAACCGCAACCTTACCAGCACTCCTCCCAAATCCTCGCTCTCTTCGAGCGCGATGCTGCCGCCATAGATTTCGGCCACATCGCGGACGATCGCGAGGCCGAGGCCGGTCCCCGGCTTGCCGCTGTCGAGCCGCACGCCGCGATCAAAAATGCGCGTACGATCCTCGGGTGAAATACCCGCCCCGTCATCCTCGACAATGATTTCCGCCATATTGCCGTCGCGGCCGATCGTGACGAAGACGCTGCCTCCACCATATTTTGCGGCATTTTCGAGGAGATTGCCGACCAGCTCGTCCAGATCCTGCCGCTCGACTTTCGCAACCACCGTCCGGTCGCCCGCGGCATCGAGCCGCGCGTCGGGATAGAGCGCGGCAACCGCGCGCAACACGCTCTGCACGCTGTCCCACACCACCGCGCGCGCCTGCGCCGCGCCGCGCCCCCGACAGCGCGCGCGCGCAAGATGATGATCGACCTGCCGCTGCATCGTCGCTGCCTCGCGCCGCACCGTGTTCGCCAGTTCTGAATCCGAACTGGTCGCGCTGTTGACCAGCACGGTCAGCGGAGTTTTGAGCGCGTGCGCGAGATTGCCCGCGTGGAGCCGCGCCTCCTCCGCCTGTTTCTCGTTATGCGCGAGCAGCGCGTTGAGCTCATCGACCATCGGCTGCACTTCCAGCGGCAGCGGCGCATCGACGCGGCGGTTCTGCCCGCCGCGCATCGCCGCGATCGCGCGCCGGATGTCGCGCAGCCAAAGGCCGTAAAAAGTCTGGAGCGCAGCCATGATGATGAGACCGAGGCCCAGCAGCGCGAGACTGGGGATCAGGGTCCGGCGCACGGCGCCCACCTGCACGTCCAGCGCCTCGCGCGACTGCGCAATCTGGTAGCGCCAACTGGTCCGGCTCCCCGGCAGGATCACGTTGCGTTCAAGGACGCGCAACTCTTCGTCGGGAAACTGATTGCTGTCATAGGTATGAATCTGATCGTCAATGTGCGGCGTCGGCGCCTTCAGCGTGCGCTCCCAGAGCGATCGCGAACGATAGGGTTCCTGCTCACCGCCGCTGATCTGCCAATACAGGCCGCTATAGGGTTCCAGAAAACGCTGATCGCCAAGCGGTTCGATCAGCCGCACCTCGCCGTCGGGGCCGATCTCCGACGAGCGGATCATCGCGATCAGCACATATTCAAGGCTCGAATCGAAATTGCGCGTGATCGCGCTCGTCAGCACGCGGTCGAGCGCAAAACCGCCGCCGATCAGCAGCACCGAAATCCACAGCGCGGCGATGGCGATCATACGCCGCGCAAGCGAGCCGGTGATGCGGCCGCGAGGCGCTGGATTCGACGGGGCGGCCGAGCTCTCCAACCTTTTTGTATCCGTCATCCCGGCGAAGGCCGGGATCTCACCCTGTCGTCACCCCGCACCGGCGGGATCCCGGCCTCCGCCGGGATAACGACAAGGAAACAGCGACGGCGCATGGTCAGCCTTGCGGATCGTCGAGCTGATAACCAAGACCGCGGATCGTGGTGATGATGTCGGCGCCCAGCTTTTTGCGGATGCGCGTCACGAACACCTCGATCGTGTTCGAATCGCGATCGAAATCCTGGTCGTAAATATGTTCGATCAGCTCGGTGCGCGACACGACCTTGCCCTTGTGATGGAGCAGGTATGACAGGAGCTTATATTCCTGCGCGGTCAGCTTCACCGGCTCGCCGGCGAGCGTAACGCGTCCCGAGCGCGTATCGAGGCGGACGTCGCCCGCGGTCAGCTCGCTCGACGCATTGCCCGACGCGCGGCGGATCAGCGCGCGCAGGCGCGCAATCAATTCCTCGGTCTGGAACGGCTTGGCCAGATAATCGTCGGCGCCCGCGTCGAGCCCCGCCACCTTGTCCGACCAACTGTCGCGCGCCGTCAGCACGAGCACAGGAAAATTGCGCTTTTCGCGCCGCCAGCGATCGAGCACGGTCAGCCCGTCGATTTCGGGCAGGCCGAGGTCAAGGATCGCGGCGTCATAGGTTTCGGTCGAGCCGAGGAAATGCCCGTCCTCGCCATCGGTCGCAAGGTCGACCGCATAACCCGCTCCCTCCAGCGTCGCTTTGAGCTGCGGACCCAGCGTGGGTTCGTCTTCGACAATCAAAATCCGCATTCAGGCGCCTTTCCTTTGCGCGCCGACGGTATCGGCCGCATGTTTCGACTATGTATCAAGTCCGGACGCCCATCGCAAAAAATGGTTGCGGGACGCGCTCGCCTTGCCTGCGATGTCAGGGGTTGCGGCCGACGATCCGGCCGGTGCGCGCATCGACATAGACGACGACGACCTGGCTGCCGTCCATGAATTTGAGCTTGTAGATCATCCGCTCCGCATCGAACTGCGGCCCGCCGAGATAGGTCATCCCGCTATAGGGCGGGCGCGAACGGACATCGGCGATCAGCTTGCCCAGCGGCACCACCTGACCCTCGGCCGCGGCCTGGCGCAGATGATTCTGGTCGCGGTCGCCACGCGCAGCCGTCGGCACGGCCGCCGAAAGCAGCAGCGCGGAGCAAAGCGAAAAGGTCAGCGTGCGGATCATGGCCGTTCCCTACCGCGATAGCATTGAATAGCCGATGAATGGCCGCGTCAGCCGCGGTTCGGGTTTCGGGACCGGTTGCCATGGCAGCGAGGCCATGGTGGGCGCGACAGGGATTGAACCTGTGACCCCACCCGTGTGAAGGGTGTGCTCTACCGCTGAGCTACGCGCCCGTCCCGGTGCGAACCTAGGTCCGCCGTCCGAAAGCCGGACGTCCAATAGCCGCTGATGCAGCGAATGCAACGCCCATTTCTCCGAAAACCCGGCCATCCATGCAAAACGGGCCGCAGCTTGCGCCACGGCCCGAGATGTTCGTATCAAAAGGCGCGGGCCAACTTAGTTGACGGCGTCCTTAAGGGCCTTGCCGGCCTTGAACTTCGGCTGGTTCGACGCCGCGATGGTCATCGTTTCGCCAGTGCGCGGGTTGCGACCGGTCGACGCCTTGCGCTTGCTGACGGCAAAGGTGCCGAAGCCAACGAGACGGACTTCGCCGCCCTTCTTGAGCGAGCCCGTGATCGCGTCGAAGACGGCTTCCACGGCCTTGCTGGCATCACCCTTGGTCAGGCCGCTCGAATCGGCGACGGCGGCGATCAGGTCTTGTTTGTTCATGCCTAAGGAACCCCTGCATTATGGTTGAATGATTCTCATGGCCCGAAGCCATGGCGCGCCACTAACGATGTTTGACCCCGGCTTGTCAAAGCAAAAAAGGGAGAAAATCGCCCCAAAACGCCGATTTTGCGACGAACTTGGGGCGAATGGTCGTCCATTCGCGACGAGTCAGTGGCGAATCGCCGTTTCGTGATCGCCGCCGGTGCCGATCGGCGGCGAGGCGGCGAGTTCGTCAGCCTCGGTCCATTCGATCGGCTCGACCGGCGAAACCAGCGCCTCGGCAAGCACTTGGTCGACATGACTGACCGGAATGATCTTCAGCTTGCCGGTGATGTTCGACGGGATTTCGACCAGGTCCTTTTCATTCTCTTCGGGAATGAAAACCGTAGTGATCCCGCCGCGCAGCGCCGCGAGCAGCTTCTCCTTGAGGCCCCCGATCGCGAGCACGCGGCCGCGCAGCGTGACTTCGCCGGTCATCGCGACATCCTTGCGCACCGCAATACCCGTCAGCGTCGACACCATCGCCGTGACCATGCCGACACCCGCCGACGGGCCATCCTTCGGAACTGCGCCTTCGGGCAGGTGGATGTGAATGTCCTTGCGCGCGAACAGGCTGGGCTTGATGCCGTAGGCCGGCGCGCGCGCCTTCACGAACGACAGCGCGGCCTGCACCGACTCGGTCATCACCTCGCCGAGCTTGCCGGTCGTCCTGACCTGACCCTTGCCCGACGCGGTCACCGCCTCGATCGTCAGCAATTCACCGCCGACCTCGGTCCAGGCAAGGCCGGTAACCGCGCCGACCTGATCCTCACGATCCGACACACCGTGGCGGAATTTCCGGACACCGGAAAATTCGGCCAGATTTTCGGGCGTGATGATCACACTTTCCGCCTGGCCCTCGAGGATCTTGCGCAGCGCCTTGCGCGCCAGACGCGCAATCTCGCGCTCGAGCGTGCGGACGCCGGCCTCACGCGTATAATAGCGGATGAGGTCGCGCAAACCGTCTTCGGTCAGCTCGAACTCGCCGTCCTTCAGGCCATGCGCCTCGACCTGCTTGGCGATCAGGTGACGCTTGGCGATCTCGACCTTCTCATCCTCGGTATAGCCCTCGAGCCGGATGATCTCCATGCGGTCGAGCAACGGCTGCGGAAGGTTGAGCGAGTTCGCCGTCGTCACGAACATGATGTCTGAAAGATCGACGTCGATCTCCAGATAATGGTCCTGGAACTTCGCATTCTGTTCGGGATCGAGCACCTCAAGCAGCGCCGACGCCGGATCGCCGCGGAAATCCTGGCCCAGCTTGTCGATCTCGTCGAGCAGGAACAACGGGTTCATCGCGCCGGCCTTTTTCAGGTTCGTCACGATTTTGCCAGGCAGCGAGCCGATATAAGTGCGGCGATGGCCGCGAATTTCGGCCTCGTCGCGCACGCCGCCGAGCGACTGGCGCACGAACTCGCGTCCCGTCGCCTTGGCGATGCTGCGGCCGAGCGACGTCTTCCCGACGCCCGGAGGGCCGACGAGGCACAGGATCGGGCCTTTGAGCTTGTTGGTGCGCGCCTGGACGGCGAGATATTCGACGATCCGGTCCTTGACCTTTTCCAGCGCATAATGGTCGTCGTCGAGGACGGCCTGCGCCTTCGCAATATCCTTCTTCAGCTTCGATTTCTTGCCCCACGGCAGGCCGATGAGCGTGTCGAGATAGTTGCGCACAACCGTTGCCTCGGCCGACATAGGAGCCATCGCGCGCAGCTTTTTCAGCTCGGCATTCGCCTTAGCCTTGGCTTCCTTCGACATTTTGAGGCTGTCGATCTTGAGCTGCAGTTCGGCCAGGTCGTCGCCGCCTTCGCCATTGTCGTTGCCGAGCTCGCGCTGAATCGCTTTCAGCTGTTCATTGAGGTAATATTCGCGCTGGCTCTTTTCCATCTGGCGCTTCACGCGGCCGCGGATCTTCTTTTCGACCTGCAATACGCCGAGTTCGCCCTCCATGAAAGCGAACACCATTTCGAGACGCTTCGACGGAGCATCCTCGACGAGCAGCGCCTGCTTTTCGGCGACCTTGATGTTGAGATTGCCCGCGACCGAGTCGGCGAGGCGCGAGGCGTCGTCGATCTGCGACAGCTGCACCGCGGTTTCGGCGGGCATCTTCTTGTTAAGCTTGGCGTAGCTTTCGAACTGATCGACGACTGATCGCATCAGCGCGGCGGTATCGACACTGTCGTCGACCGTATCGGCGATCGGCTTGACGCTCGCCATCACCGCCTTGTCTTCATCGGTGAGCGCCAAAAGCTTCGCCCGCTCCTTGCCTTCGACAAGCACGCGCACCGTACCGTCGGGCAGCTTCAGCAGCTGAAGCACTGTCGCAATCACACCGACGTCATACAGGTCATCGCGCTGCGGATCGTCCTCGCCGGGATCGAGTTGCGCGACGAGAAAAATTTCCTTGCCCGCTTCCATCGCCGCTTCAAGCGCGGCAACCGAACGGTCACGTCCGACGAACAGCGGCACGATCATATGCGGGAAAACGACAATCGCGCAGCGGCAAAAGGGGATAGGATTGCGTCATTACGGCTCCTGAACGCGCGCCGCGACCGGCGCACCGTCCTTCTTATAGGGTGGTCAACGCTAATATGGCGTAACTTGCGCTGCGTTCAATGGTGCCGCCTTTTCAAAACGGCAGCTTAAAGCCCGGTGGCAACGGCAAGCCGCTCGTCATTTTGCCCATTTCTTCGTTGCTTGCCGCGTCGGCCTTTTCGCGCGCGTCGTTGAAGGCGGCGGCGAGCAGATCTTCGAGCATCTGCTTGTCGGCGGGGACGATCAGGCTGTCGTCGATGTGAATCGCTTTGATCCGGCCCTTGGCCGTCGCCT includes the following:
- a CDS encoding sensor histidine kinase, whose translation is MIAIAALWISVLLIGGGFALDRVLTSAITRNFDSSLEYVLIAMIRSSEIGPDGEVRLIEPLGDQRFLEPYSGLYWQISGGEQEPYRSRSLWERTLKAPTPHIDDQIHTYDSNQFPDEELRVLERNVILPGSRTSWRYQIAQSREALDVQVGAVRRTLIPSLALLGLGLIIMAALQTFYGLWLRDIRRAIAAMRGGQNRRVDAPLPLEVQPMVDELNALLAHNEKQAEEARLHAGNLAHALKTPLTVLVNSATSSDSELANTVRREAATMQRQVDHHLARARCRGRGAAQARAVVWDSVQSVLRAVAALYPDARLDAAGDRTVVAKVERQDLDELVGNLLENAAKYGGGSVFVTIGRDGNMAEIIVEDDGAGISPEDRTRIFDRGVRLDSGKPGTGLGLAIVRDVAEIYGGSIALEESEDLGGVLVRLRLPAG
- a CDS encoding response regulator transcription factor; translation: MRILIVEDEPTLGPQLKATLEGAGYAVDLATDGEDGHFLGSTETYDAAILDLGLPEIDGLTVLDRWRREKRNFPVLVLTARDSWSDKVAGLDAGADDYLAKPFQTEELIARLRALIRRASGNASSELTAGDVRLDTRSGRVTLAGEPVKLTAQEYKLLSYLLHHKGKVVSRTELIEHIYDQDFDRDSNTIEVFVTRIRKKLGADIITTIRGLGYQLDDPQG
- a CDS encoding HU family DNA-binding protein is translated as MNKQDLIAAVADSSGLTKGDASKAVEAVFDAITGSLKKGGEVRLVGFGTFAVSKRKASTGRNPRTGETMTIAASNQPKFKAGKALKDAVN
- the lon gene encoding endopeptidase La; the protein is MIVPLFVGRDRSVAALEAAMEAGKEIFLVAQLDPGEDDPQRDDLYDVGVIATVLQLLKLPDGTVRVLVEGKERAKLLALTDEDKAVMASVKPIADTVDDSVDTAALMRSVVDQFESYAKLNKKMPAETAVQLSQIDDASRLADSVAGNLNIKVAEKQALLVEDAPSKRLEMVFAFMEGELGVLQVEKKIRGRVKRQMEKSQREYYLNEQLKAIQRELGNDNGEGGDDLAELQLKIDSLKMSKEAKAKANAELKKLRAMAPMSAEATVVRNYLDTLIGLPWGKKSKLKKDIAKAQAVLDDDHYALEKVKDRIVEYLAVQARTNKLKGPILCLVGPPGVGKTSLGRSIAKATGREFVRQSLGGVRDEAEIRGHRRTYIGSLPGKIVTNLKKAGAMNPLFLLDEIDKLGQDFRGDPASALLEVLDPEQNAKFQDHYLEIDVDLSDIMFVTTANSLNLPQPLLDRMEIIRLEGYTEDEKVEIAKRHLIAKQVEAHGLKDGEFELTEDGLRDLIRYYTREAGVRTLEREIARLARKALRKILEGQAESVIITPENLAEFSGVRKFRHGVSDREDQVGAVTGLAWTEVGGELLTIEAVTASGKGQVRTTGKLGEVMTESVQAALSFVKARAPAYGIKPSLFARKDIHIHLPEGAVPKDGPSAGVGMVTAMVSTLTGIAVRKDVAMTGEVTLRGRVLAIGGLKEKLLAALRGGITTVFIPEENEKDLVEIPSNITGKLKIIPVSHVDQVLAEALVSPVEPIEWTEADELAASPPIGTGGDHETAIRH
- a CDS encoding YbaB/EbfC family nucleoid-associated protein, with amino-acid sequence MKSIEEMMKAAQEAAATVQAQMQEAQAKLDSVEVEGVSGGGLVKIKATAKGRIKAIHIDDSLIVPADKQMLEDLLAAAFNDAREKADAASNEEMGKMTSGLPLPPGFKLPF